In Granulicella sibirica, the following proteins share a genomic window:
- a CDS encoding response regulator, with amino-acid sequence MKADGSPKLKVIVADDEQIIADSLTLILNRSGFEARAVYSGEAAIEILGNFRPDVLISDVVMNGITGVEAAIAIRTLRPDCKVLLFSGQAATADLLYGARAQGYDFEMIAKPVHPTELLAKLRTVAIS; translated from the coding sequence ATGAAGGCCGATGGCAGTCCTAAACTGAAGGTGATTGTAGCGGATGACGAACAGATCATCGCCGATAGCTTAACGCTAATCCTCAACCGGTCTGGATTTGAAGCGCGGGCCGTTTACAGCGGAGAAGCTGCTATCGAGATCCTCGGCAACTTCAGGCCCGATGTGCTCATCAGTGATGTTGTCATGAATGGCATTACGGGAGTTGAAGCGGCCATTGCAATTCGCACGTTGCGGCCGGATTGTAAGGTGTTGCTTTTTTCAGGACAGGCGGCTACCGCTGATCTTCTCTATGGGGCGCGGGCGCAGGGGTACGACTTCGAAATGATTGCTAAGCCGGTTCACCCCACTGAACTACTTGCAAAGCTTCGGACCGTCGCCATCAGCTGA
- a CDS encoding cold-shock protein: MAQYNGEVKWFNNAKGFGFLGRANGADVFCHYSSIQGDGYKSLKEGETVEYDIIQGEKGPQADQVRRVSTL; the protein is encoded by the coding sequence ATGGCCCAATATAACGGAGAGGTGAAGTGGTTTAACAACGCGAAGGGCTTCGGCTTCCTTGGCCGTGCGAATGGCGCAGATGTCTTCTGCCATTACAGCTCCATCCAAGGTGACGGATACAAGTCACTCAAAGAGGGCGAGACAGTCGAGTACGACATTATTCAAGGTGAAAAAGGCCCCCAGGCAGACCAAGTACGACGCGTCAGCACTCTGTAG
- a CDS encoding Crp/Fnr family transcriptional regulator, translated as MNYAQYHSVLLSQIAGCNRLHDVEARLARWLLMIQDRTSATLLKLTQEFLGQMIGSQRTTVSAVAGTLQARGLIEYSRGNVRVLDRTGLENAACECYPITRQLLDGLYRQAHERLFDDCPEEE; from the coding sequence ATGAACTATGCGCAGTATCACTCTGTGCTGCTAAGTCAAATAGCAGGCTGCAATCGGCTTCATGACGTGGAAGCACGGTTGGCGCGATGGCTTCTTATGATCCAGGATCGAACATCTGCAACTCTACTGAAGCTGACGCAGGAGTTTCTTGGACAGATGATTGGAAGTCAGCGTACGACGGTGAGTGCAGTTGCGGGCACGCTGCAAGCTCGTGGCCTTATTGAGTACTCCCGGGGAAATGTCAGAGTTCTCGACAGAACCGGATTGGAAAACGCAGCCTGTGAGTGTTATCCGATAACACGGCAACTCCTGGACGGTCTATATCGTCAGGCACATGAGCGGCTTTTCGACGACTGCCCCGAAGAGGAGTGA
- a CDS encoding Crp/Fnr family transcriptional regulator → MPVQATNRLLSALSPESRERLMNSSSAVTLPLKTALYDIDDTPTHAYFMTSGMASIVTSMEDGGTAEVGVIGLEGVVGAYHILGPSKNSTNCMVQLAGTALKIPLRELRHAFRSSEDIRDRILEFVQSQSLTVSQIAGCNRLHEAEERLARWLLMARDRTQSDEMYFTQEFLAMMVGARRTTVTLIAGALQRADLIEYSRGRVTILDRERLETAACDCYRISRDLFTNLYAYPAQTF, encoded by the coding sequence ATGCCCGTCCAGGCAACGAATCGCCTCCTGTCTGCACTGTCTCCCGAATCTCGGGAACGCTTGATGAACTCTTCGAGTGCTGTAACCCTACCCCTCAAGACAGCCCTTTACGACATCGATGACACCCCAACGCATGCGTATTTCATGACCTCAGGCATGGCCTCGATCGTGACCTCCATGGAAGATGGTGGCACTGCGGAAGTCGGTGTGATCGGGCTTGAGGGTGTAGTGGGTGCTTATCACATCCTTGGCCCTTCCAAGAACTCCACAAATTGTATGGTTCAGCTTGCCGGAACGGCGCTCAAGATACCACTTCGAGAACTACGTCATGCGTTCAGAAGCTCCGAGGACATCAGAGACCGCATTCTTGAGTTTGTCCAGTCACAGAGTCTAACCGTGAGTCAAATAGCCGGCTGCAACCGGCTACATGAAGCGGAAGAGCGTTTGGCCCGTTGGCTGCTGATGGCACGGGACCGCACACAATCGGACGAGATGTACTTCACTCAGGAATTTCTCGCGATGATGGTAGGGGCGCGCCGTACCACCGTGACCCTCATCGCAGGAGCACTCCAACGAGCCGATCTGATTGAATATTCGAGGGGTCGAGTCACAATTCTGGACCGGGAAAGACTAGAGACAGCCGCCTGTGACTGCTATCGGATTAGCAGAGACCTGTTCACAAACCTATACGCTTATCCTGCGCAGACGTTCTAG
- a CDS encoding MATE family efflux transporter: protein MEEIAADREQRFALWELLKKSLAGAKIDYAVFSLNQAIALLAIPMMLEMALESVFGIADLFWVSKLGPDAIASVGLTESLLTVVFAISSGLSTAATAMVARRIGEDDEDKAAIDAVQALGAGLLVSVALGVPLFFLAPKLLSLMGATSSVLAIGTNYAHVALGTCGVIIMISLSNALFRGAGDAAIAMRLLWVANIINLVLDPLLVFGVGPFPKLGVTGPAVATLIGRGCAVLYQFYKLARGNERLRIQAKHLRLNVQEMLSYLKISGAGALQFVLEQGRWLALVRIVSLFGPIAIAGYTIAFRLSGFILLPTFGLSNAAATLVGQSLGAKAPDRAKSSIWRTGVLNFGFLGGLSLLFILLAPKLVGLFTHDPSAIPTGVMALRIFCYGNFFFAFAAIFLQAFNGAGDTVTPTYLNLVGFWVIEIPLAWFLSTRTTLKLNGVFVSILVAQALALVLSGTFFLRGKWQEARI from the coding sequence ATGGAGGAGATCGCAGCCGACAGAGAGCAGCGCTTTGCCCTCTGGGAACTACTGAAAAAGTCTCTAGCTGGCGCCAAGATCGACTATGCAGTGTTTAGCCTTAACCAGGCCATCGCACTGCTCGCGATTCCGATGATGCTAGAGATGGCGCTCGAGTCGGTGTTTGGTATCGCTGACTTGTTCTGGGTCAGCAAACTTGGCCCAGACGCTATCGCCTCTGTCGGCCTAACGGAATCATTGTTGACGGTCGTATTTGCCATCAGTTCCGGGCTCAGCACGGCGGCAACCGCCATGGTTGCGCGGCGCATCGGCGAAGATGACGAGGATAAGGCTGCAATCGATGCCGTGCAGGCGCTCGGAGCGGGTCTATTAGTTAGCGTTGCGCTTGGAGTTCCGCTGTTCTTTCTTGCTCCCAAGCTGCTGAGCCTCATGGGAGCCACATCGTCGGTGCTCGCCATCGGCACCAACTACGCTCATGTAGCGCTTGGCACATGCGGCGTCATCATTATGATCTCGCTCTCGAACGCACTATTCCGCGGGGCTGGCGACGCCGCGATCGCCATGCGGCTGCTGTGGGTCGCCAACATCATCAATCTCGTGCTCGATCCTCTGCTAGTGTTTGGCGTCGGCCCGTTTCCCAAGCTTGGCGTCACCGGCCCTGCGGTGGCGACGCTGATAGGCCGAGGCTGCGCCGTGCTGTACCAGTTCTACAAGTTAGCTCGCGGGAACGAGCGGCTCCGCATCCAGGCGAAACACCTGCGGCTCAACGTCCAGGAGATGCTGTCTTACCTGAAAATTTCCGGTGCCGGCGCTCTTCAATTTGTTCTGGAGCAGGGCCGCTGGCTTGCGCTCGTTCGCATCGTCAGTCTTTTCGGACCAATTGCGATTGCGGGTTACACCATTGCCTTTCGCCTGTCGGGTTTTATCCTGCTGCCCACGTTCGGCCTGAGCAACGCGGCCGCTACACTGGTTGGTCAGAGTCTCGGGGCGAAGGCACCGGATCGCGCCAAAAGTTCCATCTGGCGGACCGGCGTGCTGAATTTCGGGTTCCTGGGCGGTCTCAGCCTGCTCTTTATCCTGCTCGCTCCCAAGCTGGTTGGCCTTTTCACTCATGATCCATCCGCGATTCCAACCGGAGTGATGGCTCTGCGCATCTTCTGTTACGGCAACTTCTTTTTTGCCTTTGCTGCCATTTTTCTGCAGGCGTTCAACGGTGCAGGAGACACGGTCACGCCCACATACCTTAACCTCGTTGGCTTTTGGGTGATTGAGATTCCTCTGGCCTGGTTTCTCTCCACACGCACGACCCTGAAGCTAAACGGCGTCTTTGTCTCGATCCTGGTTGCACAGGCGCTCGCTTTGGTACTGAGCGGCACATTCTTTTTGAGAGGAAAGTGGCAGGAAGCCCGCATCTGA
- a CDS encoding bifunctional PIG-L family deacetylase/class I SAM-dependent methyltransferase, with translation MPTIVPITTEYDWLSLLAATPDWTPSLVPTIVLAPHPDDETLGAGGLIARLRAHGVSVTVLAITDGEGAYADTSGLDRVRVPEQTEALARLGVDESMIQRLGIPDRFVSEHEEELAAALRLVARAGMQIIAPWPYDFHPDHEAAGRAAAQVAAEADIPLFYYLFWTWHRGTPETLAGVHLTSVSLTESERATKRHALSAHASQLSHGDGQPILSARLLQPAERPFEIYIPVTSVPSFASSPAFFEAKYQRKVDPWSFSSKPSELFRYDHILGALAGRRYASAFEPGCSIGVLTERLASLCDHVHALDFSATAAERAGERCARLPNVTVECASIPDVLPSATTDLLVLSEIGYYLPLAEWTALAEAMIQPLRPGATVLAAHWLGYSEDHTLSGDEVHSALLALPSLRLDYSERHPTFRLDRMVRR, from the coding sequence ATGCCCACCATTGTCCCAATCACCACCGAATACGACTGGCTCTCATTACTTGCCGCAACCCCTGACTGGACGCCGTCGCTGGTGCCGACGATCGTCCTAGCTCCGCATCCGGATGACGAAACACTGGGTGCCGGCGGTCTCATTGCCCGGCTGAGGGCGCACGGGGTTTCGGTGACGGTACTCGCCATCACAGATGGGGAAGGTGCCTACGCCGACACCTCCGGGCTGGATCGCGTGCGTGTGCCGGAGCAAACGGAGGCACTCGCGAGGCTCGGTGTCGACGAAAGCATGATCCAGCGGCTCGGCATCCCGGATCGCTTCGTCTCTGAGCACGAAGAGGAGCTCGCTGCGGCACTCCGCCTGGTCGCGCGGGCGGGCATGCAAATCATTGCGCCATGGCCGTATGACTTCCACCCTGACCACGAAGCAGCCGGACGCGCCGCCGCGCAAGTCGCCGCCGAGGCCGACATTCCACTCTTCTACTATCTTTTCTGGACATGGCATCGCGGAACTCCTGAGACGCTGGCCGGCGTGCACCTGACCTCCGTTTCACTGACTGAATCAGAGCGTGCGACTAAACGACACGCGCTTTCCGCCCACGCCTCTCAGCTCTCCCACGGAGATGGCCAGCCCATTCTCTCCGCTCGTTTGCTCCAGCCGGCCGAACGCCCCTTTGAAATATATATTCCTGTCACGAGCGTCCCCAGCTTCGCGTCGTCTCCAGCCTTTTTCGAAGCGAAATACCAAAGGAAGGTCGATCCCTGGAGCTTTTCGTCGAAGCCTTCGGAGCTCTTCCGCTATGACCACATCCTGGGCGCGCTGGCGGGACGACGCTATGCGAGCGCCTTTGAGCCCGGTTGTTCTATCGGGGTGCTGACAGAACGGCTGGCCTCCTTGTGCGACCACGTCCATGCTCTCGATTTCTCCGCAACCGCTGCTGAACGGGCAGGCGAGCGTTGTGCTCGCCTGCCCAATGTGACGGTGGAGTGCGCCTCCATCCCCGATGTCCTGCCCAGCGCGACAACCGACCTGCTGGTCCTGAGCGAGATTGGCTATTACCTTCCGCTTGCTGAGTGGACGGCACTCGCTGAAGCCATGATTCAGCCACTGCGGCCCGGTGCCACCGTTCTCGCCGCCCATTGGCTCGGCTACTCGGAGGACCACACGCTCTCTGGCGACGAGGTTCACTCCGCACTACTCGCCCTGCCGTCACTAAGGCTCGATTACTCCGAGCGTCACCCCACCTTTCGCCTGGATCGCATGGTGCGCCGATGA
- a CDS encoding glycosyltransferase: MNPLSNAAWHIAVLIPARNEEALLERCLHSVLAAQRRLPPNVSFDLVVVADSSMDDTYRIASALIRRVGLVIETDAACVGAARALAAEAALSRATVPAERCWLANTDADCVVPETWLVDQLARAVEGYVAVAGVIDVDSFAEHDPGVSTRFRLTYLLNPDGTHPHVHGANLGVRADAYLTAGGWNPLRTAEDHDLWNRLKAGRHRATADTRLSVVTSGRRVGRAPDGFADALAAHNGGAA; the protein is encoded by the coding sequence ATGAACCCCTTGAGCAATGCAGCCTGGCACATAGCCGTGCTTATCCCCGCGCGGAACGAAGAGGCTCTGTTAGAGAGATGCCTCCATTCCGTTCTTGCGGCGCAGCGTCGTCTTCCGCCCAACGTCAGCTTCGACCTTGTTGTGGTTGCGGACAGCTCGATGGATGACACGTACCGCATTGCCTCCGCGTTGATCCGGCGGGTTGGCCTAGTGATCGAAACGGATGCGGCCTGCGTGGGAGCCGCGCGCGCTCTCGCTGCTGAAGCAGCTCTCAGCCGTGCCACAGTCCCAGCAGAGCGCTGCTGGCTGGCCAACACGGATGCTGACTGCGTGGTTCCCGAAACCTGGCTCGTCGACCAGCTCGCACGTGCCGTTGAGGGATACGTCGCTGTGGCCGGTGTCATCGATGTGGACTCCTTTGCCGAACACGATCCTGGAGTCTCGACCCGTTTTCGCCTGACTTACCTTCTGAACCCGGACGGCACCCACCCTCACGTCCACGGGGCCAATTTGGGCGTGCGTGCAGACGCTTACCTCACAGCGGGCGGCTGGAACCCGTTGCGTACCGCGGAAGACCACGATCTGTGGAATCGCCTCAAGGCGGGTCGGCACCGCGCGACTGCTGACACACGACTGTCGGTGGTGACCAGCGGACGGCGTGTTGGCCGTGCGCCGGACGGTTTTGCGGACGCACTGGCCGCGCACAATGGAGGTGCCGCTTGA
- a CDS encoding acyl-CoA/acyl-ACP dehydrogenase: MNVLAERLQQIVSEILPLPAAGRTAARHRRLFEVAREDLTLAKLAEAHWDAIAILAEAGRKPVPNSLYAVWASEIPGRALQLSPEADGYTISGQKAFCSGVGLVDRALMTTGGTDPLLLDLDLRANSDRWDADLTTWQVDAFRDTQTGGLTLNAATLSADSIIGKPGWYIKRPGFWHGACGPAACWAGGVAGLLDAAMANKRDDPHTLAHLGAMYADVWALQSLLTQAAHEMDGEPNDISAAQIRALALRHTVEQLATDVLRRFARAYGPQPLAMNQPIARRYAEADLYLRQAHGERDLHALAQLIR, from the coding sequence TTGAACGTTTTGGCCGAACGCCTGCAGCAGATCGTCTCCGAGATCCTGCCGCTACCTGCAGCCGGCCGAACCGCCGCTCGACATCGGCGGCTGTTTGAGGTCGCCCGCGAAGACCTTACGCTGGCCAAGTTGGCCGAGGCCCATTGGGATGCGATTGCAATCCTAGCCGAGGCCGGCCGCAAACCCGTGCCGAACTCGCTCTACGCTGTTTGGGCTTCTGAAATACCTGGTCGCGCACTCCAGCTTAGCCCTGAAGCCGACGGCTATACGATCTCCGGCCAGAAAGCATTCTGTAGCGGCGTCGGTCTTGTCGACCGCGCGCTCATGACCACGGGCGGGACGGATCCACTTCTGCTTGACCTCGACCTGCGCGCCAATTCCGACCGATGGGATGCCGACCTGACTACCTGGCAGGTCGACGCCTTTCGCGACACGCAAACGGGCGGTCTAACGCTGAATGCAGCCACGCTCTCAGCCGATTCCATCATCGGTAAGCCCGGCTGGTATATCAAACGTCCCGGTTTCTGGCACGGCGCGTGCGGCCCGGCCGCGTGCTGGGCCGGCGGCGTCGCCGGATTGCTGGACGCCGCCATGGCGAACAAGCGTGATGACCCCCACACGCTAGCCCACCTTGGCGCGATGTATGCCGATGTCTGGGCCTTGCAATCGCTGCTGACACAGGCCGCGCATGAGATGGACGGAGAGCCAAACGACATCTCCGCAGCGCAGATCCGCGCGCTTGCCCTGCGCCACACCGTCGAGCAGCTCGCCACGGACGTTTTACGCCGCTTCGCCCGAGCCTACGGCCCGCAGCCTCTGGCCATGAACCAGCCCATTGCCCGCCGCTATGCCGAAGCCGACCTGTACCTGCGCCAGGCTCACGGCGAACGGGACCTGCACGCCCTGGCGCAATTGATCCGCTAA
- a CDS encoding MFS transporter — protein MRMALALGITFLLDGLEGGVGGSISGALKSATTLNFGDRQLGFASTGYLAGTVIGALVFGFLADRFGRKSIFFWTLAVYACSTALTAFSWNLATFTLCRTITGAGIGGEYTAITSAIDELIPARVRGATNLIIGSTFWIGVILGSLVAVGFLSDHGFGLRLGWRAAMLSGLPIAIGILFLRQHIPESPRWLLAHGRVEEAETIVGKIEDAVAEQHGPQPAVAETIEIHRSTGNLFSRVALLLGPRHRGRALLCLALTMAQSFFYNSVFFSSTLILLRFYGVSAAHAGVLFLPIAFTNFVGPVLLSRLFDSVGRRTMIALNFCITGVVFGTSSLLFLHGHLSAVSQVAWWAVSFFFAASAAGSAYLTTSELFPQQIRASAIAIFYAAGTLLGGVLGPVIFGSLLNRNARTPIFYGFMASAIIMILAGIAQAIWGVAAERKSLEEIC, from the coding sequence ATGCGTATGGCGCTCGCGCTCGGCATCACGTTTCTGTTGGATGGATTGGAAGGCGGCGTTGGCGGTTCGATCTCCGGCGCGCTTAAATCGGCCACCACGTTAAACTTCGGTGATCGCCAGCTCGGCTTTGCGTCCACGGGGTATCTCGCGGGGACTGTCATTGGAGCGCTCGTCTTCGGCTTTCTGGCTGACCGCTTTGGCCGCAAGAGCATCTTTTTCTGGACGCTCGCGGTCTACGCCTGCTCCACGGCGCTTACCGCATTCTCCTGGAATCTGGCCACCTTCACCCTCTGTCGGACGATCACGGGCGCAGGGATCGGCGGCGAATATACGGCCATCACCTCTGCCATTGACGAGCTGATCCCTGCCCGCGTGCGCGGCGCCACAAACCTGATCATTGGCTCTACCTTCTGGATCGGCGTCATCCTCGGGTCACTCGTGGCCGTCGGCTTTCTGTCGGATCACGGCTTCGGCTTGCGCCTGGGCTGGCGCGCTGCGATGCTGTCCGGCCTGCCCATTGCAATCGGAATCCTGTTCTTGCGTCAGCACATTCCGGAAAGCCCCCGTTGGCTACTTGCCCATGGACGCGTCGAAGAAGCCGAAACGATCGTAGGAAAGATCGAAGATGCTGTCGCCGAGCAGCACGGCCCACAACCCGCCGTTGCCGAAACGATTGAGATCCATCGCAGCACTGGAAATCTCTTCAGCCGCGTCGCGCTGCTTCTTGGCCCGCGCCACCGCGGCCGTGCGCTACTTTGCCTCGCCCTGACCATGGCACAGTCGTTCTTCTACAATTCCGTCTTTTTTTCGAGCACCCTCATCCTGCTTCGCTTCTACGGCGTCTCCGCAGCCCATGCCGGCGTTCTATTCCTGCCCATCGCATTCACAAACTTCGTAGGTCCTGTGTTGCTCAGCCGCCTCTTTGACTCCGTGGGACGCCGCACCATGATCGCGCTCAACTTTTGCATCACCGGCGTCGTCTTTGGCACGTCCAGCCTCCTTTTCCTGCATGGCCACCTTTCGGCCGTCTCGCAGGTGGCGTGGTGGGCCGTATCGTTCTTCTTCGCTGCCTCAGCTGCGGGCTCCGCATATCTCACTACCAGTGAGCTGTTCCCGCAACAGATTCGTGCCTCCGCGATTGCAATCTTTTACGCCGCCGGCACGCTGCTGGGCGGCGTGCTTGGTCCTGTGATCTTTGGATCGCTGCTTAACCGCAATGCTCGCACGCCCATCTTTTACGGCTTCATGGCGAGCGCCATAATCATGATCCTCGCGGGAATCGCTCAAGCTATTTGGGGCGTAGCCGCCGAACGTAAATCACTCGAGGAAATCTGCTGA
- a CDS encoding DUF4136 domain-containing protein, whose product MTSSLRSNVLTAIIAASLSTVMIASAAAQQVSTDYDHKANFQQYHTFSIFKLQASNPLVEQRLHDALVHDLTARGLTMVPQGGDLAITAIGSRKNQQEYNTFYEGLGGGGFGWRGRGFGGFGGGFGDEGVTNTQVINVPLGSLVVDVYDGSKHQLLFRGVANDTLSNKEEKNSKKLQKAVDKIFDKFPTKNAG is encoded by the coding sequence ATGACAAGTTCTCTCAGATCGAATGTTCTTACGGCGATCATTGCCGCTTCGCTTTCAACCGTTATGATCGCGTCTGCTGCTGCACAGCAGGTTTCAACCGATTACGACCACAAGGCCAATTTTCAGCAGTACCACACCTTCAGCATCTTCAAACTGCAGGCGTCCAACCCGCTGGTAGAGCAGCGACTACACGACGCTCTGGTGCATGATCTCACCGCGCGCGGCCTGACCATGGTGCCGCAGGGTGGTGATTTGGCGATTACTGCTATCGGATCTCGCAAGAACCAGCAGGAGTACAACACCTTCTACGAAGGTCTTGGTGGCGGGGGCTTCGGTTGGCGGGGGCGGGGCTTTGGCGGATTCGGTGGCGGCTTCGGGGACGAAGGCGTGACGAATACGCAGGTAATTAATGTTCCCCTTGGTTCGCTTGTTGTCGATGTGTATGACGGGTCCAAGCATCAGCTTCTCTTCAGAGGAGTCGCAAATGACACCCTCTCTAACAAGGAAGAAAAAAACAGTAAGAAGCTTCAGAAGGCCGTTGATAAAATCTTCGACAAATTCCCGACCAAAAACGCTGGTTGA
- a CDS encoding SRPBCC family protein, translated as MSNSPSFPNAAFPLANQTGNRYFTPADKTDDGEIIGRSVQIIRRDAKTLFSMWSDLEAIPLWQENVISVTPLNDRVSHWVMGDPDDSDGKRIEFDSEQIESVDAKQISWRSISEDVTQSGVVTFEEVARGTRVTLVQTGKVPAGSLGNAIAATAKRGPRQIVTEDLRHFKQFAETGEIPTVKGQPHGNRGVSGTIKQWMYGENNPTPPGSSEQ; from the coding sequence ATGAGCAACTCGCCAAGCTTTCCCAATGCTGCGTTTCCGTTGGCCAACCAAACCGGTAACCGCTACTTCACCCCTGCAGACAAGACGGACGACGGCGAGATCATCGGCCGCTCGGTCCAGATTATCCGCCGAGACGCTAAGACTCTCTTCAGCATGTGGAGCGATCTGGAAGCAATTCCCCTTTGGCAGGAGAATGTTATTTCTGTCACACCGCTGAACGATCGCGTAAGCCATTGGGTGATGGGTGATCCAGACGACTCGGACGGGAAGCGTATTGAGTTCGATTCCGAGCAGATTGAGAGTGTTGACGCCAAACAGATATCGTGGCGCTCTATTTCAGAGGACGTCACGCAGAGCGGTGTTGTGACCTTTGAGGAAGTTGCCCGTGGGACGCGCGTGACACTAGTTCAAACCGGGAAAGTGCCAGCTGGCTCCCTGGGCAATGCCATCGCAGCGACGGCGAAACGCGGCCCTCGACAGATCGTGACAGAGGATCTCCGTCACTTCAAGCAATTCGCCGAGACCGGTGAAATACCGACGGTCAAAGGGCAGCCCCATGGGAATCGCGGCGTAAGCGGAACGATCAAGCAATGGATGTACGGCGAGAACAATCCAACCCCGCCCGGTAGCAGCGAGCAGTAA
- a CDS encoding zinc-dependent alcohol dehydrogenase — protein MKAVCWMGKESMEVQNVPDPKIINPKDAIIRITRTAICGSDLHLYGGFIPSMESGDIMGHEFMGIVEEVGSDVRKLKRGDRVVVPFTIACGSCFFCQNDLWSVCDNSNPNAQVAETMYGYSGSGLFGFSHLYGGYAGGQAQYARIPFADVGPIKIESDISDEKVLFLSDIFPTGYQAAVNANIKPGDTVAVWGCGPVGLFAIASAYMLGAEKVIAIDRFAERLSLAEGYCGATIMDYTDEGLNIQEALRDITGGMGPDCCIDAVGMEAHAATTAGLYDTVKQKLMMETDRPIALREAIQAVRKGSTISIPGVYGGVLDKVNFGAAFGKGVHMNMGQTHMQAYLGPLLERIEAGQIDPTFMISHRIGIEQAPEMYSKWQKKEDQVTKIVIDPWADTLNEATHGKVVA, from the coding sequence ATGAAAGCAGTCTGCTGGATGGGCAAAGAGTCCATGGAGGTCCAGAATGTTCCGGACCCAAAGATCATCAACCCTAAAGATGCGATCATTCGCATCACTCGTACCGCAATCTGCGGAAGCGATCTCCATCTGTATGGCGGCTTTATCCCTTCCATGGAGTCCGGTGACATCATGGGCCATGAGTTCATGGGAATTGTTGAAGAGGTAGGCAGCGATGTGAGGAAACTGAAGCGGGGTGATCGGGTTGTTGTACCTTTCACCATTGCATGCGGCAGCTGCTTCTTCTGCCAGAATGATCTTTGGAGTGTCTGCGACAACTCGAATCCCAATGCTCAGGTGGCGGAAACGATGTACGGTTACTCGGGTTCAGGGCTCTTCGGCTTCTCGCATCTCTACGGTGGATATGCGGGCGGTCAGGCACAGTACGCTCGTATTCCGTTCGCTGACGTCGGGCCTATCAAGATCGAGAGCGATATCTCGGATGAGAAGGTACTGTTTCTCTCAGACATCTTCCCGACAGGCTACCAAGCGGCAGTCAATGCAAACATCAAGCCAGGCGACACCGTCGCTGTCTGGGGTTGCGGGCCTGTGGGTCTATTTGCTATCGCCAGCGCTTACATGCTGGGGGCTGAAAAGGTGATCGCCATCGATCGCTTTGCAGAACGTTTGAGTCTTGCCGAAGGATATTGCGGCGCAACCATCATGGACTACACGGATGAAGGGCTCAACATTCAGGAAGCCCTTCGCGACATAACCGGCGGCATGGGCCCTGATTGCTGCATCGATGCTGTCGGAATGGAAGCACACGCAGCTACGACGGCTGGCTTGTATGACACTGTGAAGCAAAAGCTGATGATGGAGACTGATCGTCCGATTGCCTTGCGCGAAGCCATTCAGGCCGTGCGCAAAGGCAGCACCATCTCGATTCCAGGCGTGTATGGAGGAGTGCTTGACAAGGTCAACTTCGGCGCCGCATTCGGTAAAGGAGTTCACATGAACATGGGCCAAACGCATATGCAGGCTTACCTCGGACCCCTTTTGGAGCGGATCGAAGCTGGTCAAATTGACCCAACCTTCATGATCTCGCACCGCATTGGCATTGAACAGGCCCCTGAAATGTACAGCAAGTGGCAGAAGAAGGAAGATCAGGTCACAAAGATCGTCATCGATCCATGGGCCGATACTCTTAACGAGGCGACGCACGGCAAGGTGGTCGCGTAG